The nucleotide window CTTCCAAGGACTGCAATGAAGCTGACTCGTCTCTTGTGCGGCACTGCCGCTGCGGCACTGCCGCTGCGGCAACACTACTTTGGGCCAACGCGGCCAACGCGGAACTGTATCAATTCGCTATAAGCGGCGACTATTCGGCGACGTGGCAGCTTGATACCGATAAGGCACCGACTGCTGTCTACCCCGGAGTGAGCTTTTACTACCTCAGCGTCGGCGGCTTGTTTCCCGACACTACGTGGAGCACTGCCGACATATATTTCAGAAACAGTTCGCAAGGTGGCGGCCTGTTTATCGTTGATTCCGGACCCAACTCGCCCCTGGTCCTGAGCAGCGGCCCCCAGCTCTACAGCGGCAGCGAAGCTGATTTCGACTTCGTGGTTGGTACCCATGTGCTGACCGAGGCAATGGGCCCGGGCAGCTACACGCTAACCATTTCGGCCGTGCCCGAACCAGCAACGTACGGCATGATGTTAGCAGGCCTGGGCTTGGTCGGAGTGGCACTGCGCCGTCGCCAAAGCTAATGTCTAAGTGAGCGGCGCGCGCTGACTTGGCGGCATGGCCATAAGCGCCTTCCGCGTGAACGGCGCGCATCTCCGGGGCCCCTCGCCGTTGGTCAGTCGATGGCGTGGCCGCCGGCTGCCCTGCTGACCAACTCCGCACACGAGTGATCCTCGATCAGGGTGCATTGCACGCATCGCTCAGTGCAAAAAATCACGAAATTCTCTCTTATCGAGCGCATGGCCACGACTTGAGCCTATGCTGTAAGTCTGGGCGGTTCTCCCGCCTGTAATGCGAAAGCGCAATCATTCAACGATTGGAGGGACTATGTTGAAGCTGATTCTATCGGCCGGGCTACTGGCCGCCAGCGCTGTCACGGCACAAGCGGCCGAGACCGAGTATGCGTTCCAATGGACTGGCTTTGCAGAACTGTCCCCGATGGATGAGCTCATTGCCTGGTATCCGAACATTACCTACAGCGGCACGTTCCGGGGCGAAGACATTGATCACGATAGTGTGATCAGGCTGGACGAGATTTCAAGCTTGCGCATGACTGACTATCACCCTGATTTCGTCGTCGGCTGTCCGGCAGCCGGACCCAGTGTCGTAGGCCCTTCCGATTGCATGTTGACCAGTTTTACGTACGAGCTCGGCGGCGACCTGGCTTTCAGCGCCGCGTATCAAATTTCAGACAGAGGGGACTCGTACCATTGGTTCGGGTTCTCGCCGCCCTATGGCATGTCGTGGGAGCCTGCTCACCACGGCGATGGCTACGAGTACCGCATCACGGACGATACGATATTCCAGATCGCGGCGGTGCCGGAACCGGCTTCCTGGATCATGTTGCTCAGCGGCCTCGGCCTTGTCGTCGCAACCATCCGCAAGCACGGCCGGTCCCAGGGCCGCTGACCGAAGAGATAACGCACGCCATCAGCCAGAAGACAAGACGGTCGAACATCCGGTTGCCCTTGCCCAGCCTGCACCGCTGGCGCCACCAGGTCGACATCGGTTGATCGCCGCGAACGCAATTAGCGTGGGTATCCCGGCGCCAGCCGCGCTTGAAGCAGGCATTCGCGTGCTGGCAAGCGACGTTATAGCTTGTCGAAGTACCCGGCGATTCCCGAACACGCGCCAGCCATGCGCGCCGCCTGCTATGCTTCGCCCATGACTACCGATTCCGATATTGAACTGTCCGGCCCGTTCCAGGCCGCCGACAGCAGCGGCCGCACCCATGAAGTGAAGGCCATCCGCATCTTCGACGAGGGCTACGGCATCATCGACGTCTACGTCGATTTCGCCAAGCCGCTCGACGGCGGCCACAAGGACGCGGCCCTGCTGCGCCAGATCGTCGAGCGCCTGCGCGCGCTGGGCTACAAGGGGCCTGACTTCGGGCTCAGCGACCCCGGCTTGCAGGAAAGCAAGCTGATCGTGCTGGAAGCGCCCGAGGAATTCGCCACCTTCGCCAAGAGCCGCGGCTGGAAGAACCTGGCCGAAGAGTTCGACGAATAAGCAGTTCGACGAATAAGCAGTTCGACGAATAAACAGTACGACGGGTAAGCGGCGGCATGCTGCCGCGCGGGAACCTCAGGCAGGACTGAAGCGCACACTGGCCTCGGCGATGACGGAGGCTGGATCGGCCGGCAGCACGATCGACCTGATCGCCGCTGCCGTCGGTTTCGCGCGTGCTTCGAAGCGCACCGTCCGTACCCCGGCCTGGCGCAGGCGCTCGTCGCGGATCTTGTCCCTGCTACGCTGGTGAGTCCTGTCATCGAGCTCCACCACGGCAACCACGTCGCAACGCTTGTCGCAGACCACGTAGTCGACTCGCTGTTGCGCAACGCGCAGCCGGTCGCTGTGCCGGCTTTTCTTGCTGTGGCTCGCCGGCTCGAGCAATGCCGACATCGCCACCTGCGGGAAGATATAGTGCTGCGGGAGCGCGGCGACGAGCCGGCCGAAGAACTCCAGCTCGTTCTCAGTCATCAATGGCCGGCCGCGGTAGGTCCCCGGCGTGCCGGAAGGACGGCGCCGCGCGAACAGCAAGGCCACCGCGGCCATCGCTACAACCAAAGCCAGCGCGCCAAAGACCAACACCAGCAAGTTCAACACATCCATCATAAAAGTATCCACCAGGAATCATTTCGGCATCTTAGCCGCACGATCCTGCCGGCGCCAGTCTCATTTGAACCGGAACATCAAACTCCCCCGATACTCGCCCTGCGCCACCGGCCATGCCGCCGCCGGCCCCAGCACTTCCGTACCGCTGAACTTTTCCCCGATGGCGGGAATCGCGTGCAGCCACGACAGGTCGCCGGCGGGGAATTCCACCGTCGTGTTCCCATGCGAGATGCGCGGCGTGCCCACGCGCAGGTAGCCGTCCTGCGGGCCGGCGCTCACCAGCAGCTCGCCAGGCTGCGTGGCCAGTTGCGCCCAGCGCACGCCAGCGAAGAAACCCTGCGATTCCGGGTAGCGGAAGGTTTCGCCCGGCTGCTGGTCGAAACGCGCCAGCTCGTGCACGCCCAGCCAGGTGCCGTGCAGCCGGTTTTTCCAGACCCGGTACGGGCCCTGCCCCAGCCAGCGCACCGAGCGCAGCGCCGTTTCGGCATGGTCGAAGGTCACGCCGTGGTACTGTACCGTGCCCTCGAGCCGGTAGGCATAGTCCAGCCGCAGCGTGCCGTCGGCCCGCAGCGTCCAGCGCGTGCTGTCCAGCCCTCCACTGTTGCGCGCCTCCAGCCACGCGGTGCCCTGGGCATCCGTGCCGCTGGTGATGCTGGCGCCACTTGCGGCCAGCGAGGGGAAGCGCTGCGCGGCATGTCCCAGCCGCACGCTGCTGAAGGCCAGCGGCTGGCCATGCTCGTCCACGGGTTTCGACACCCGCACCGCCAGCACGGGCTGCGGCGGGAAACGGTACTCGCTGCCATCCGAGCGGCGGCGCGACGCATCGAACACGGTTTTCCACACTTGCCCGTCGGCGCTGATTTCCACCTTGAAGCGTGCATAGGCCGACTTCTTGTCCATGTCGGGAATCAGCTCCAGCACGCTGGCAACCCGCGGGCTCGCCAGGCGCCGGATCCCGCTGCCGGGCTCTTCGCCGGCGAATGGCAGCCACTCGACCGCCGCATCCCTGGCCGGCCGGGCAAACGCCAGCCGGGGGCCGTTGGCCAGCGCCGATACCCGCTCGCCGTTACGCAACGCCCGCAACTGGCCGCCGGCATCGAAGTCCGCACTGACGTTGCCGGCCACCAGCCGAACCGTCCCGTCACCTTGTTCGACACGCGGCGCGCCGAGCGCCTCGCCAGTCCTCGTGGCGCGGGCGGCCAGGTCCGGTACCGGATAGCTCCACGTCCACAGCTGGCCCCCATCAGGACCGCGCGCTGTCACCTCCAGCGCGTCGGCGGCGTGGCTGCGCCAGTTCGCCGGCAGGCGCAGGTCCAGCACGCCGCGGCGGCGTGCCGCAACCCGTGGCCCGGCAACCTCGCCCTTCGCCAGCACGCGCGGATCGGCCGCCGCCGCCGAGGGGCCGGGATAGCGCACCAGCCGCCACGCGAAGCGCACCTGGTCGAGATTGTGGAAGTCATACCGGTTGTCCACTTCCAGCCTGCCATCGAAGCGCTGGTCGAGCACCGCACTGGTCAGCCGCACGGGCGACCAGATGTGGCGCACCGCGTGGTAGCTGCCCTCCTTTTCATGGGCCGGACCGACGATGCCGTCCGGCCCATAGGTGCCGTACGGGTCGACACGGTTGCCCTGGTCGGTGCGCACCACGCCTTCGTCGTTCAGGGCCCAGATCACGCCGCCCACGCCCACCGGCGACGCCATCATCGCGTTCCAGTAGTCGTCCAGGCTCGCCGCGCCGCCACCGTCGTACAGCGCGTGCAGGAACTCGGTCGGCAGGAACAGGTTGGGCCCGCCCAGGCGCTCGTTCAGCAGCTGCCAGTTCGGATAGTGCTTGGTGTCGATATCGCCGAAGATGGCCCACGGGTGGATCACCGGGCGCTTCTGCGGGTCATACTTGTGGTATTCGCCGTCCAGGTCGAAGTTGAAGCCGCCCTCGTTGCCGTTGGCCCAGAACAGGATGCTGGGATGGTTCACGTCGCGCGGCACCATTTCCCCCACCAGCTTGCGGCCGATCTCCGTGCCGTGCGCGGCCTGCCAGCCGGACAGTTCATCGATCACGTACAGCCCCAGCTCGTCGGCCGCGCGCAGGAAAGCCGGGTCGGGCGGGTAATGCGACATGCGCGCCGTGTTCATGTTCATCGACTTGATCAGGCGCGCATCGGCGTAGTTGTCTTCCGGGTCGAGGGCGCGGCCCGTCGCAGGCCGGAAACTGTGCCGGTTGACGCCCTTGATCACGATCTTGCGGCCGTTCAGGTACAGGCCATCGCCCTTGCGCACCTCGAACGTGCGGAAGCCGAAGCGCTCGGTCGTCGTGTGCAGGGCCTTGCCGCCCTGGCGCAAGGTCAGCCGGAGCGAATACAGGTGCGGGGTCTCCGCCGACCACAGGCGCGGCCTGGCGACGGCGAGGTTCACCTTCAGCGGCGTGCCGGCAACGGCCGGTTTACCGACCGCGCTACTGACCGGACGCCCGACCGGCTTGCCTGCCGCGTCGAGCACCTGCGCTTCCACCGTGGTGCCGGCCGCCGGGCCGGCCAGCGTCACCAGCGCGGCCAGGCTGCCATCCGCCCGCGCATCGATGGCGGCATGCGCGATCGACCGCGCCGGCGCCGCCTCCAGCCATACGGGGCGGAAGATGCCGCCGAAGACCCAGTAGTCGCCGCGCCGTTCCGCCTTGTCCGTCAGCGGGTCGGCAGCCTTCTTGCTGACATCGACTTCCAGCACATTGTCGGCGCTGTCCCCATGCTTCACCGCCGCCGTGATGTCGTAGCTGAAGCGGTAGAAGCCGCCCACGTGCGGCGCCCCGGCCTGCACCCCGTTGACGCGCACGGTGGCTTCCGTCATCACCCCTTCGAACACCAGCCTGATGGCGCGCCCCTTCCAGGCCGGCGGCACGGCGAACTTCACGCGGTACTGTCCCTGCTCCACGTGGCGCTTGTCGCCCTCGCCGTAGTCGTAGCCGCCGAATCCCTGCAGTTCCCAGTTCGAGGGCACGGGAATGGTGCTCCAGGCGCCGGCGCGCCGGCCATCCGACACCTTGAATTCCCACGGCACGGCGCTGGACGGCCCGGTGCCGGACAGGTAACGCTGCTCGGTGACGGGGGCTGCGGCCAGCACGGCGCCGGCTGATGCCAGCAGGAGGGCGGCGACCGCCGGCCGGGCCGAAGCGGGTATGAACTGCGCCGAAGCGGGCATGGGCGTGGGCATGGGATGGCAATGATAGTTGGCACCGCGCCAGCATATCCCCATCGTCGCGCCAAGTCAGCGTTCCGGGCCATTCGCTCAACATCATGCGCGCGCCGGGCCGCCAGCCCAGCCCGGGCCATCGTGCGCGAGCCCGGCGCGACCTTGTCCTATACTGGATGGACATCCACCATGGTGCCCCCCATGATCTTTCCCAACGAACTCGAGCAGCTGGTCG belongs to Pseudoduganella albidiflava and includes:
- a CDS encoding DUF2726 domain-containing protein, with product MMDVLNLLVLVFGALALVVAMAAVALLFARRRPSGTPGTYRGRPLMTENELEFFGRLVAALPQHYIFPQVAMSALLEPASHSKKSRHSDRLRVAQQRVDYVVCDKRCDVVAVVELDDRTHQRSRDKIRDERLRQAGVRTVRFEARAKPTAAAIRSIVLPADPASVIAEASVRFSPA
- a CDS encoding glycoside hydrolase family 2 TIM barrel-domain containing protein, whose product is MPTPMPASAQFIPASARPAVAALLLASAGAVLAAAPVTEQRYLSGTGPSSAVPWEFKVSDGRRAGAWSTIPVPSNWELQGFGGYDYGEGDKRHVEQGQYRVKFAVPPAWKGRAIRLVFEGVMTEATVRVNGVQAGAPHVGGFYRFSYDITAAVKHGDSADNVLEVDVSKKAADPLTDKAERRGDYWVFGGIFRPVWLEAAPARSIAHAAIDARADGSLAALVTLAGPAAGTTVEAQVLDAAGKPVGRPVSSAVGKPAVAGTPLKVNLAVARPRLWSAETPHLYSLRLTLRQGGKALHTTTERFGFRTFEVRKGDGLYLNGRKIVIKGVNRHSFRPATGRALDPEDNYADARLIKSMNMNTARMSHYPPDPAFLRAADELGLYVIDELSGWQAAHGTEIGRKLVGEMVPRDVNHPSILFWANGNEGGFNFDLDGEYHKYDPQKRPVIHPWAIFGDIDTKHYPNWQLLNERLGGPNLFLPTEFLHALYDGGGAASLDDYWNAMMASPVGVGGVIWALNDEGVVRTDQGNRVDPYGTYGPDGIVGPAHEKEGSYHAVRHIWSPVRLTSAVLDQRFDGRLEVDNRYDFHNLDQVRFAWRLVRYPGPSAAAADPRVLAKGEVAGPRVAARRRGVLDLRLPANWRSHAADALEVTARGPDGGQLWTWSYPVPDLAARATRTGEALGAPRVEQGDGTVRLVAGNVSADFDAGGQLRALRNGERVSALANGPRLAFARPARDAAVEWLPFAGEEPGSGIRRLASPRVASVLELIPDMDKKSAYARFKVEISADGQVWKTVFDASRRRSDGSEYRFPPQPVLAVRVSKPVDEHGQPLAFSSVRLGHAAQRFPSLAASGASITSGTDAQGTAWLEARNSGGLDSTRWTLRADGTLRLDYAYRLEGTVQYHGVTFDHAETALRSVRWLGQGPYRVWKNRLHGTWLGVHELARFDQQPGETFRYPESQGFFAGVRWAQLATQPGELLVSAGPQDGYLRVGTPRISHGNTTVEFPAGDLSWLHAIPAIGEKFSGTEVLGPAAAWPVAQGEYRGSLMFRFK
- a CDS encoding FxDxF family PEP-CTERM protein; the encoded protein is MSFYYLSVGGLFPDTTWSTADIYFRNSSQGGGLFIVDSGPNSPLVLSSGPQLYSGSEADFDFVVGTHVLTEAMGPGSYTLTISAVPEPATYGMMLAGLGLVGVALRRRQS
- a CDS encoding PEP-CTERM sorting domain-containing protein, with translation MLKLILSAGLLAASAVTAQAAETEYAFQWTGFAELSPMDELIAWYPNITYSGTFRGEDIDHDSVIRLDEISSLRMTDYHPDFVVGCPAAGPSVVGPSDCMLTSFTYELGGDLAFSAAYQISDRGDSYHWFGFSPPYGMSWEPAHHGDGYEYRITDDTIFQIAAVPEPASWIMLLSGLGLVVATIRKHGRSQGR